The following coding sequences lie in one Halomonas sp. 'Soap Lake #6' genomic window:
- a CDS encoding FecCD family ABC transporter permease produces the protein MIPSVSYPRYRSVLPLSRTTRVLSGLTLALLIALGWGATTGALGISPWALITGEANALSVQVWWQLRLPRLLLGVVVGAMLAGSGAAMQGLFRNPLADPTLLGLASGAGLFVALWIVLFQGSGAASLYGQFAAGFLGALSVCVIVFGLAKRQGGGSAAVMTLLLAGLAINTLAGAGGGLLAFIASDEQLRQLSLWGMGSLTNSLWSTTALALVLIPLALLMLLRSASELDLLQLGETTAHAAGLDAPRLKRRIVVATSLGVGLCVALTGVIGFLGLLVPHCLRLWLGPGHRLLLPASMLGGALLLVVADTLARTLGAPAEIPVGLLTSLLGGPYFLYLLMRRSRSC, from the coding sequence ATGATTCCCAGCGTCTCTTACCCCCGGTACCGCTCAGTGCTCCCCCTTAGCCGAACGACACGCGTATTAAGTGGCCTTACACTGGCACTATTAATCGCTCTCGGCTGGGGAGCTACCACAGGTGCCCTGGGCATTTCCCCCTGGGCCCTAATAACCGGAGAAGCCAATGCCCTCAGCGTACAGGTATGGTGGCAATTACGTTTGCCGCGCCTGCTGCTGGGGGTAGTGGTTGGCGCCATGTTGGCAGGTAGCGGCGCCGCTATGCAGGGGCTGTTTCGCAATCCCTTAGCTGACCCAACACTGCTGGGGCTTGCCAGCGGCGCGGGGTTGTTCGTTGCGCTCTGGATAGTACTGTTTCAGGGCAGCGGTGCTGCTAGCCTTTACGGCCAGTTTGCGGCGGGCTTTTTAGGTGCATTAAGTGTGTGTGTCATCGTGTTTGGCTTAGCCAAACGCCAGGGCGGTGGCAGTGCCGCGGTCATGACGCTACTACTGGCGGGCTTGGCAATTAATACCTTAGCCGGTGCCGGTGGCGGCCTACTCGCCTTTATTGCCAGCGACGAACAACTTCGCCAACTCAGCCTATGGGGTATGGGCAGTTTAACCAACTCGCTATGGAGCACCACGGCGCTGGCCTTGGTACTGATTCCGCTGGCCCTGTTGATGTTACTGCGCAGCGCCAGCGAGCTTGATCTGCTGCAACTCGGCGAAACCACCGCCCACGCGGCAGGGCTGGACGCACCGCGCCTTAAGCGCCGTATCGTCGTGGCCACCTCGCTTGGCGTTGGGTTATGCGTAGCGCTTACCGGCGTGATTGGCTTCCTCGGCCTGCTGGTGCCTCACTGCCTGAGGTTATGGCTGGGACCAGGCCACCGTCTGCTGCTACCTGCATCCATGCTTGGTGGGGCGCTACTGTTAGTGGTTGCCGATACCCTGGCGCGCACCCTGGGTGCTCCTGCAGAAATCCCCGTAGGGCTACTCACTAGCCTGCTAGGCGGCCCCTACTTCCTTTACCTACTCATGCGCCGGAGCCGTTCATGCTAA
- a CDS encoding ChuX/HutX family heme-like substrate-binding protein produces the protein MNQTQQIAIIEAFDAARAAQPRLPAIDIAERLSISEGELQAARLGRDVWTLPLAPKELSARLSQLGRVKALTRSRLAVLEQTGDYPELSGGPHTGLLLDPGGLDLRLLYSHWHWACLIRDPMPTENEQAQWRWSLQIFNQHGCAIHKCFALENPLPRPWGELSALGTLDTPAFTQCMPRLKRPLPEAPTLASEWGSMRDVHQFFTLLQRHQLERLEANQLMEGRYTRSLPADTLESLLNKASQRALPLMLFVASPGCVQIRTGILPSPKRARGWLNLFGEQFTLHLNDTAIDQVWQVTKPNRDGGVTSVEAFDAEGSLVLQIYAERQEGRAERREWRQLLDELSNCEEVA, from the coding sequence ATGAATCAGACTCAACAGATCGCAATTATCGAAGCCTTTGACGCGGCACGAGCAGCGCAGCCCCGGCTGCCCGCAATTGATATCGCCGAGCGCTTATCGATCAGCGAAGGTGAGCTTCAGGCAGCCCGCCTAGGCCGCGATGTATGGACGCTGCCCTTAGCACCAAAAGAGCTTTCAGCCCGCCTATCCCAGTTGGGCCGTGTCAAAGCACTCACCCGCTCACGCTTAGCGGTGCTTGAACAAACCGGTGATTATCCTGAACTAAGCGGCGGACCACACACAGGTCTGCTGCTTGACCCAGGCGGTCTAGACTTGCGGCTACTGTATTCCCACTGGCACTGGGCCTGTCTGATTCGTGACCCCATGCCCACGGAGAACGAGCAAGCACAGTGGCGCTGGAGCCTGCAAATCTTCAACCAGCATGGCTGCGCTATTCACAAATGCTTCGCTTTGGAAAATCCGCTACCCCGCCCTTGGGGAGAGTTATCCGCACTGGGCACCCTGGACACGCCAGCGTTTACCCAGTGCATGCCGCGCCTCAAGCGTCCCCTTCCGGAAGCCCCCACGCTGGCCAGCGAGTGGGGCTCAATGCGCGATGTGCATCAGTTCTTCACCCTACTGCAACGCCACCAACTAGAGCGCCTTGAAGCCAACCAGCTAATGGAGGGTCGCTATACCCGTTCACTTCCAGCAGATACCCTGGAAAGCTTGTTGAATAAGGCCAGTCAGCGGGCGCTGCCGTTGATGCTATTTGTCGCAAGCCCCGGCTGTGTGCAGATCCGGACAGGCATATTGCCCTCCCCCAAACGCGCCCGTGGCTGGTTAAATCTGTTTGGCGAGCAGTTCACTCTACACCTCAATGACACGGCCATTGACCAAGTATGGCAGGTCACAAAACCCAACCGCGACGGCGGTGTCACCAGCGTGGAAGCATTTGATGCAGAGGGTTCATTGGTACTGCAAATTTATGCAGAACGCCAAGAGGGACGTGCTGAACGACGGGAATGGCGGCAGTTGCTGGACGAACTGAGCAACTGCGAGGAGGTCGCATGA
- a CDS encoding heme/hemin ABC transporter substrate-binding protein has product MKPHHWRTRLFCAATLGWLLAGAPLAHSDGLAHSDERWVVIGGDIAETLSALDADANVVARDDTVLYPPSMAALPSIGYLRQLSSESLLSVQPDRVLTNQYAGPKEVLAQLAAVGLDVDTIASPPTLAAIADKIRAVAQQTDRISQGEALAQEVTKTLDALANLPPLPPTRAMFILQHSGLTPRVAGSDTAAHTALEAVSLDNAFAAMEGYHSVGAEALAKEAPELIVISKRGLDALGGEDALWQLPGMTLTPAGREKRLIVIDDQALLGFGPRTPGQLFTLRKDVEALLGTATAQVTP; this is encoded by the coding sequence ATGAAGCCACACCACTGGCGCACACGCTTATTCTGCGCTGCGACCTTGGGATGGCTGCTTGCAGGTGCGCCTTTGGCCCATTCTGATGGGCTCGCACATAGCGACGAGCGCTGGGTAGTAATCGGCGGCGACATCGCTGAAACCTTGTCGGCCCTGGATGCCGATGCCAACGTGGTTGCTCGCGACGATACCGTGCTTTACCCCCCATCCATGGCTGCTCTGCCGTCCATTGGCTACCTGCGCCAACTCTCTTCGGAGAGCCTGCTGTCTGTTCAACCCGACCGCGTTTTAACCAACCAGTATGCTGGTCCCAAAGAAGTACTCGCGCAGTTAGCCGCTGTCGGCCTGGATGTCGACACAATCGCCTCCCCGCCAACGCTCGCAGCCATTGCTGACAAAATTCGTGCAGTCGCACAGCAAACGGACCGGATTTCCCAAGGCGAAGCATTGGCCCAAGAGGTAACAAAAACCCTCGACGCCTTAGCAAACCTGCCACCGTTACCGCCCACGAGGGCAATGTTCATTCTCCAGCACAGCGGCTTAACGCCTCGGGTGGCGGGTAGCGATACGGCTGCGCACACCGCCCTGGAAGCCGTTAGCTTGGATAATGCATTTGCGGCGATGGAGGGCTATCACAGCGTGGGGGCGGAAGCGCTGGCGAAAGAGGCCCCTGAGTTGATAGTAATCTCTAAGCGGGGGTTAGATGCCCTGGGCGGTGAAGATGCGCTATGGCAGTTGCCTGGCATGACACTCACTCCCGCTGGGCGCGAGAAACGGCTTATCGTGATTGACGATCAGGCGCTGCTCGGCTTTGGCCCCCGCACGCCTGGCCAGCTATTTACCCTACGCAAGGATGTGGAGGCACTGCTAGGAACCGCTACAGCACAGGTCACCCCATGA